The following coding sequences are from one bacterium SCSIO 12741 window:
- a CDS encoding FKBP-type peptidyl-prolyl cis-trans isomerase has translation MVIRIFALVAFISLAGSTWTFAQDTITTPSGLKYYRIQEGKGPEIKPGNQVKVFYRGMLADGSVFEDPGVPIKFVVGEANIIPGWNEGIQLMREGETALLILPAELGYGSRGSKDENDPNKYVVPPNAKTWFEIQVVKVK, from the coding sequence ATGGTCATCAGAATTTTCGCTCTTGTTGCCTTTATTTCCCTGGCTGGATCCACTTGGACTTTTGCCCAGGACACCATCACCACGCCAAGTGGTCTTAAGTATTACCGCATACAAGAAGGGAAGGGACCTGAAATAAAACCGGGTAATCAAGTCAAGGTTTTCTACCGGGGCATGCTAGCCGATGGGTCGGTGTTTGAAGACCCGGGAGTCCCCATCAAGTTTGTGGTGGGTGAAGCCAACATTATTCCTGGGTGGAACGAGGGGATTCAATTGATGCGCGAAGGAGAAACGGCGCTACTCATTTTACCTGCCGAATTGGGCTACGGATCCAGGGGATCCAAAGACGAGAATGACCCCAACAAATACGTTGTGCCACCCAATGCCAAAACATGGTTTGAAATACAGGTGGTTAAGGTGAAATAG
- a CDS encoding TlpA family protein disulfide reductase, with protein sequence MRYFLALALIMSLLACENEPVSFNYRIEGPMRATLLVDSKSGERLPFLLKPGSQMDSIAVVNGKEQLWVPLKQKGDSLFITLTPYPSEIKARWKGNSLEGYWYNYNKGPDYRIPFEATPVDPELTKSKDYGFDLAERYEVWFEDEEDKWPAIAELGQEQNQVFGTFRTETGDYRYLDGQLHKDGQLTLACFDGAHAFLFKAELNNSGQLANGVFYSGNHYQAQWQGTPNASFQLTDPDSLSALLPDFSAADFEIRLPNGRTLSYGDSLLQNQATLIQILGTWCPNCRDETEYLKTVNERYANRGLRILAFSFEATRDTDLAEKRISDYREQMEVPYPMFHAGFANKKKATEVFPMLDRFLSYPTLIYLDREMNVRKIHTGFNGPATSEYTSFVNQSDQLIEQLLIE encoded by the coding sequence ATGAGATATTTTCTGGCCCTTGCCCTGATAATGAGCCTTTTGGCTTGTGAAAATGAACCCGTGTCCTTCAACTATAGAATAGAAGGTCCTATGCGTGCTACGCTTTTAGTCGATTCTAAGTCGGGTGAGCGACTCCCCTTTCTTCTCAAACCTGGCTCACAGATGGACTCCATTGCCGTGGTCAATGGGAAGGAACAGCTTTGGGTTCCACTGAAGCAAAAAGGAGATAGTCTTTTTATCACATTAACTCCCTATCCCTCTGAAATTAAGGCTCGGTGGAAGGGGAATTCTTTGGAAGGATATTGGTACAATTACAACAAGGGCCCAGATTACCGCATCCCTTTTGAAGCCACGCCGGTAGACCCTGAGTTGACCAAATCGAAAGACTACGGTTTTGATCTCGCTGAGCGTTATGAAGTATGGTTTGAAGATGAGGAAGATAAATGGCCTGCTATTGCTGAATTGGGCCAGGAGCAAAATCAAGTGTTTGGTACCTTTCGCACGGAAACGGGCGATTATCGTTACCTGGATGGACAACTGCATAAGGATGGGCAATTGACTTTGGCCTGTTTTGATGGGGCCCACGCCTTCCTGTTTAAAGCGGAGCTGAACAATTCGGGGCAATTGGCCAATGGCGTGTTCTATTCAGGCAACCACTATCAAGCCCAGTGGCAAGGGACTCCCAATGCATCCTTCCAACTCACCGATCCTGATAGCTTATCCGCCCTTCTTCCCGATTTCAGCGCTGCTGACTTTGAAATTCGCCTGCCCAATGGCAGAACCCTTTCCTATGGTGATTCACTTTTGCAAAATCAAGCTACACTCATTCAAATCTTAGGAACCTGGTGCCCTAATTGCAGAGATGAAACGGAGTATCTCAAAACAGTAAATGAACGGTATGCCAATCGCGGTTTGCGCATCCTGGCATTTTCATTTGAAGCGACCCGTGACACCGACCTGGCCGAAAAAAGAATTTCCGATTATCGGGAGCAAATGGAGGTCCCCTATCCGATGTTCCATGCTGGATTCGCCAATAAAAAGAAAGCTACAGAAGTATTTCCCATGCTCGATCGTTTCCTCTCCTACCCAACCCTTATTTACCTAGACCGTGAAATGAATGTCAGAAAAATCCACACGGGATTCAATGGACCTGCCACTTCAGAATACACCTCTTTTGTGAACCAATCTGACCAATTAATAGAACAACTGCTAATCGAATGA
- a CDS encoding tryptophan 2,3-dioxygenase produces the protein MTPSDWIQKLEEKYESQGQSLDTYLEGLYHAKPITYWDYIEVDTLLSLQKPRTDMPDEMIFILYHQVTELLLKLVNHEIKQVTHSEDLTGAFMFEKMKRANRYVQIAVQSFDVMREGMDPEQYNKYRMTLTPASGFQSAQFRLCEIFCTDLWNLVINPRKKDLVGEKDIEKLFKYIYWQEAGIDRATGEKSLTLRLFEEKYLDEFNQAAEYYQTRNVWQRYLALPEAEKTAELQDLLKKFDRTFNVYWPKVHLRTAEKYLEHNQEEVKEATGGSDWKKYLHPKFQRRIFFPGLLSAEELENWGED, from the coding sequence ATGACCCCAAGCGACTGGATTCAAAAACTCGAAGAAAAATATGAATCTCAAGGCCAAAGCCTTGATACTTACCTCGAAGGCCTTTATCATGCCAAGCCGATAACGTATTGGGATTATATCGAAGTAGATACCCTGTTGAGCCTGCAAAAGCCTCGTACAGATATGCCCGATGAAATGATTTTCATCCTTTATCATCAGGTGACGGAGTTGCTGCTCAAATTAGTCAATCACGAAATCAAGCAGGTTACCCATTCTGAGGACCTTACCGGAGCTTTCATGTTTGAAAAGATGAAGCGTGCCAATCGCTACGTGCAGATAGCCGTTCAATCCTTTGACGTGATGCGTGAAGGAATGGATCCGGAACAGTACAACAAGTATCGAATGACTCTAACTCCAGCGAGTGGGTTCCAGTCTGCTCAGTTCCGCCTTTGTGAGATCTTCTGCACCGATCTTTGGAACTTGGTAATCAATCCGAGAAAAAAGGATTTGGTTGGGGAAAAGGATATCGAAAAACTCTTCAAGTACATCTATTGGCAAGAAGCCGGAATTGACCGAGCTACGGGTGAAAAATCGTTGACACTGCGCTTGTTTGAAGAAAAGTACCTGGATGAGTTTAATCAGGCCGCCGAGTATTACCAAACGCGTAATGTTTGGCAGCGCTACCTGGCCTTGCCAGAGGCTGAGAAAACAGCTGAGTTACAAGATCTATTGAAGAAGTTTGACCGTACTTTCAATGTGTATTGGCCAAAAGTTCACCTACGCACTGCCGAAAAATACTTGGAGCACAACCAAGAGGAAGTGAAGGAAGCCACTGGTGGCTCTGATTGGAAAAAGTACCTGCATCCTAAGTTTCAGCGACGAATTTTCTTCCCAGGCCTTTTGTCGGCCGAAGAGTTGGAGAACTGGGGCGAGGATTAA